A portion of the Acanthopagrus latus isolate v.2019 chromosome 21, fAcaLat1.1, whole genome shotgun sequence genome contains these proteins:
- the LOC119010945 gene encoding SLAM family member 7-like isoform X2 produces the protein MADIPLVFTVILVYFSQMQGSSAVTPVFVLKGDDVMLNLTEADDLENSAVFWNFTDKSSNEESVLVKWRPGTEPEVSPGYRGRIEFPVNRCCVNLKNLQETDSGVYTGHVMGAVGLISSTEYKVTVQDPVSPVKLTVDSVSNSSDSCNLTVTCSTQDSHISSTFTCDAKTCSQEGGERSEVTTSGASLRVYLVNDSITCNHSNQVSWTKNVTNIQDFCPCCAEKTESTEDAVYAVPEMEALAQPLDPTSDSSSPPSAIYSLLEPHTGPTRPTEETEIVYSTI, from the exons ATGGCAGACATTCCGCTTGTATTCACTGTTATTCTGGTGTATTTCTCTCAAATGCAAG GGTCCAGTGCTGTGactcctgtgtttgtgctgaaggGAGACGATGTGATGCTGAATCTCACAGAAGCTGATGATCTGGAGAACAGTGCTGTTTTTTGGAACTTCACTGATAAAAGTAGTAATGAAGAATCAGTTTTAGTCAAATGGCGTCCTGGTACTGAACCAGAAGTCTCTCCAGGTTACAGAGGAAGGATTGAGTTTCCTGTGAACAGATGCTGTGTGAATCTGAAGAATCTacaagagacagacagtggaGTTTATACTGGACATGTGATGGGGGCTGTTGGTTTAATATCATCAACTGAATACAAAGTCACAGTTCAAG ATCCAGTGTCTCCAGTTAAGCTGACAGTGGACTCTGTGTCCAACAGCTCAGACTCCTGTAACCTCACTGTGACCTGCAGCACACAGGACTCTCACATCAGCAGCACTTTTACATGTGACGCCAAAACCTGcagtcaggagggaggagagagatcagAGGTCACGACCTCTGGTGCTTCTCTCAGAGTCTACCTGGTGAATGACTCAATCACCTGTAACCATAGCAACCAGGTCAGCTGGACCAAAAACGTGACAAATATTCAAGATTTCTGCCCCTGTTGTGCCG aaaaaacagagagcacCGAAGATGCAGTGTATGCAGTTCCTGag ATGGAAGCTCTAGCTCAACCTCTGGATCCAACAAGTGATTCTTCTTCCCCACCATCCGCCATCTACAGCTTGTTGGAGCCTCACACTGGACCTACGAGACccactgaggagacagagatTGTGTATTCTACAATATAA
- the LOC119010945 gene encoding SLAM family member 9-like isoform X1 — protein MADIPLVFTVILVYFSQMQGSSAVTPVFVLKGDDVMLNLTEADDLENSAVFWNFTDKSSNEESVLVKWRPGTEPEVSPGYRGRIEFPVNRCCVNLKNLQETDSGVYTGHVMGAVGLISSTEYKVTVQDPVSPVKLTVDSVSNSSDSCNLTVTCSTQDSHISSTFTCDAKTCSQEGGERSEVTTSGASLRVYLVNDSITCNHSNQVSWTKNVTNIQDFCPCCADHSVNVAVSVSISFLFLIITAAAGFCYLLWRRKQKTESTEDAVYAVPEMEALAQPLDPTSDSSSPPSAIYSLLEPHTGPTRPTEETEIVYSTI, from the exons ATGGCAGACATTCCGCTTGTATTCACTGTTATTCTGGTGTATTTCTCTCAAATGCAAG GGTCCAGTGCTGTGactcctgtgtttgtgctgaaggGAGACGATGTGATGCTGAATCTCACAGAAGCTGATGATCTGGAGAACAGTGCTGTTTTTTGGAACTTCACTGATAAAAGTAGTAATGAAGAATCAGTTTTAGTCAAATGGCGTCCTGGTACTGAACCAGAAGTCTCTCCAGGTTACAGAGGAAGGATTGAGTTTCCTGTGAACAGATGCTGTGTGAATCTGAAGAATCTacaagagacagacagtggaGTTTATACTGGACATGTGATGGGGGCTGTTGGTTTAATATCATCAACTGAATACAAAGTCACAGTTCAAG ATCCAGTGTCTCCAGTTAAGCTGACAGTGGACTCTGTGTCCAACAGCTCAGACTCCTGTAACCTCACTGTGACCTGCAGCACACAGGACTCTCACATCAGCAGCACTTTTACATGTGACGCCAAAACCTGcagtcaggagggaggagagagatcagAGGTCACGACCTCTGGTGCTTCTCTCAGAGTCTACCTGGTGAATGACTCAATCACCTGTAACCATAGCAACCAGGTCAGCTGGACCAAAAACGTGACAAATATTCAAGATTTCTGCCCCTGTTGTGCCG ATCATAGCGTTAACGTCGCtgtgtctgtttccatcagctttttgtttctcatcataactgcagcagcaggtttttgTTATCTTCTCTGGAGAAGAAAAC aaaaaacagagagcacCGAAGATGCAGTGTATGCAGTTCCTGag ATGGAAGCTCTAGCTCAACCTCTGGATCCAACAAGTGATTCTTCTTCCCCACCATCCGCCATCTACAGCTTGTTGGAGCCTCACACTGGACCTACGAGACccactgaggagacagagatTGTGTATTCTACAATATAA